Proteins found in one Leptidea sinapis chromosome 23, ilLepSina1.1, whole genome shotgun sequence genomic segment:
- the LOC126971459 gene encoding uncharacterized protein LOC126971459, with protein sequence MKGTKSIALLFVALLVAAEANISKYTPVARWSLGETATVNDYVDNTISSLIPFIQENGLDPMALPDIVEGFSVRVLLITYSAWLKLQNGRMTGLVNVSRSGDQKVNYFAKMLRVRVELEFTDLEFNYDYLVKVMNIGPTGRIVGSLSSFKIIADILIDFNNDEIQLQQFSLTDVGRLRVAFRGNILTDWLVNPVITVFTTLFNGVIMWTVQLTIRNVAQDAIVAINAAIRQVVDQIEAIGS encoded by the exons ATGAAGGGTACCAAGAGTATAGCTCTTCTATTTGTGGCCCTTTTGGTCGCAGCTGAAgccaatatttcaaaatatactcCAGT TGCTAGATGGAGTCTCGGAGAAACCGCTACAGTGAACGACTATGTTGACAATACAATCAGCTCCCTTATACCGTTCATACAGGAAAATGGATTGGATCCTATGGCATTGCCAGACATTGTTGAAGGATTTTCAGTC AGAGTGTTGCTTATCACATACAGCGCATGGTTGAAGCTACAGAATGGTAGAATGACTGGCCTTGTCAATGTATCTCGCTCTGGTGACCAAAAAGTGAACTACTTTGCAAAAATGCTGCGCGTTCGAGTCGAACTTGAGTTCACCGATTTAGAG ttCAACTACGACTATCTAGTGAAAGTGATGAACATTGGGCCAACAGGTCGCATCGTTGGATCGCTGAGCAGTTTTAAAATTATCGCCGACATTCTAATAGATTTCAACAATGACGAAATACAACTTCAACAATTCTCGCTTACTGATGTTGG ACGTCTCCGAGTCGCATTCCGCGGTAACATCCTCACTGACTGGCTCGTCAACCCAGTAATCACGGTGTTCACCACACTCTTCAACGGCGTCATCATGTGGACCGTGCAGCTGACCATTCGCAACGTCGCTCAGGATGCCATCGTCGCTATAAACGCTGCAATTCGTCAAGTTGTCGACCAAATTGAAGCCATCGGCTCTTAA